DNA from Armigeres subalbatus isolate Guangzhou_Male unplaced genomic scaffold, GZ_Asu_2 Contig45, whole genome shotgun sequence:
gagACTTGTGGACCatagctctgttgggcgctccttctgATGTCAACCACCATTTGCAGCCCAATAGATGTATTATTACAAGCATAAAGCTCAGGGTTACTTGGGTTGTTACATGAAAAAGAATACGCAACACTATTAACCAAAGACATGTCGTGCTCGTATATATATTCACAGTCAATGGAGCTTCATTAAATTCCTACAAAGATCCCGACCGAGAGGAATAGaaggttatgtacaagacaggACCAacgtttgtttatttattaccagactaaggccgtagtggcctgtgcagtacaaaagagtcttctccattcagctcggtcctggctcacgtcgccaaccacgatCTGCGGAGGGTCCTCAATCTCCTCCACCTGACgtatccaccttgcccgctgtgcacctcgccttcttgtcccggcccaccgcagtcttccgattttcgcggtgtgaacgatgaatggttctcccaacagatgatgcaactcgtgattcattcgcctccacgtaccgtccataTCTACCCCCCCATAGATGGTTTCCTTTGAAACTCTCAGTGCGCGTGGTCCTCCAcggcatcgtccaggtctctgtcCGTaggaactaccggtctaataagcgttttgtagatgtcagtttggtacggcggcgagctCTGTTCGATCAGAGCGTTTTGAGGAGTCaaaatacgtacgatttcctgccgattctagcaatacgtaacttccgNNNNNNNNNNNNNNNNNNNNNNNNNAACtcgcatccgaccatcatcgagcacagaatgacaaaaaaatgcgctcACTtttatgcatattcgcagacccacccaccggcagttctatcGCTGGTGAcgatgctgtcgctgtgtaggtaaacacagcgaacgaacgaacgaaacgaaaattgCGGAGCAAAagacgtcagtacgcgctgctgtcacaaattgtaatgactcgcacacggcaggcactgcttcttttatacacgaagaaaatcttccagtaGACCCGACCCAAGAATTGAAATTCTCAGTAGctaatcgttaataatcttaagtttcaataaaataggcaaaatggtgagAGAGGTCCAAGTCGAGATATatttcttaaaaatccatcgaaagataaaggcgctagaaacgttcaaaatcttccttccagcgtaacgctctcgatttaaaatctaaatgacaccagatagtaaagaaagacgtaagtcctacgtcaaaagagtAAAGAGTGCATGGTGCCGCGCATGCGGCCGAATGCACGAGAATGGCCCAGCCACAGCCACGGTTATGCCCTTCGTACGTCCTTTTACCCACACCGAAATTGACTATTTTGGTCCTCTCATCGTAAAGCAAGGACGAGCCATGTGAAAAGATGAGTGGCGATTTTACATGCCTCACACTTCGTTCGGTACACCTTGAAGATTACATCTTTTAACGATTCAGTCGTAAAATGGCTATTCGTCGCTTCATCGATAAACCGGGTGCTCCGCAAAACATCTTCAGTGACAATGGAACCTATTTTCGTGGTGCCGCCAGGGAGCTGGCTGCAGAAATGAAATCCATCAATCAGGCCATCGCaagtacagggtgttcaataagttcgaatacaaatgtttgatcattgtgtttgtgctaatacatattctgtattagtattgacgtcagcgttagcggtatacacggaaccgcgaaacaacttactttacggttcctttcactcaaaacgcccttgcgtggaagaagccaaaataagtaaaatgcgaaaaaatccgattagtactttgcctttactccgtgttgaattttcacccactatgaagttccacctactcaaatttatgttattttcactcaccgggacatggtgaaaacaactcaaatttggcttcttccacggaacacaACGATGGGTCGATGTAGCTCTCTTTATAATACAAAAGTTACCTACTATTGAGTTAAAATTCGAACTTGTTtagttgagttctttaaacttaggtttttattttcaaattgttaTGTGTGTGGAGATGATctacttgttgtttgtttattacacgcgttgaaaatggattggggcatcaTAAATAGCGTTTTTGAATGTCAAAATCATTGTGGCGTACTAAAAACTGAGGTTTTGACGATTGATGCCCCAGTGGCCGGTGCAAGACGGAGATGagccctacgtgttccaataggacgttaaccctttatacacggaaattGCGATTTCAgcctaatatggggacaatttcatcgactttttggacaaaacattgcacctcccagcttcccggatttgaaccctcttaactttttgtttggtcctttattatgttaaagctgcATGAATACAAGGCAAGAACTGGACCAGTCAAGACGTaattatcaaaatctggaaGGAAATGCCATGTAGATCGTGCGTgcttgcgatgggttttagaaacgtttaAAGCTCGTAAGAAGTATAAAATAGAGGTCATtcaaaagaaatgttacaaacgttccttataaacaatacttccaatGGAATGCAActgggaaaagaaataatttcaactaaatttttaaacatttttgaaagtgtattcgaacttattgaacctGTTGTCGTATCCATCCGGGAGCCGATAAGCACCAGCCAAAACATAGCCGTTTCAAAATACACAATAAAGAACGCGACTTCCTTTCGTCCGAAACTTCGTCTCAGAATGCCCATATCCATATCCATTCACCCATTCATCCAGCCTTCATTATTTGTCACGAATATTCCTTCCACTCTAACACACGTTCATTCGTCATCATTTGATGCACTGAAACTCTGTCACGTCTTCGTCGTCTtcttcctcaattgtatacagCGTTCGAGGCGATCGAGATGAAACGAGATCGCTGCTTCGTGTGAACATACATTACTTTTCCTCGCGAAATCATCTGGTAAGTGTAATCATTCTGATGACAAATCATTTTCTTTCAAGTAGTTAAGGGCGGCATCAATCTTTTATTTCTTGACTGTTAATTAACTACTGACACGAACCGATAATATATttatcatgattatatttatcaTGATGTAATGATTTCGTTAATTCTGCAATATTGATCAATACAAAATCAATATTCAGTTACACGTCCCTTCACTACACCTGTGTATCTACCAACGCTGACATGGACTGGTATTTCAACCCACCAGCTCATGGGAGGTGTGTGGGAGCGAAATGTTCGCTCTAAAGATGCACACCGTGAAAAGCTGCACGACGAAGGGCTTTCCACATTACTCACGGAAGCTTCTATGATTGTTAATTCACGGcctcttatggaacgtacacacggtcaagcagttgaccaacattgactccacctccgtttattcaaacattcatcaagttttatcaacaccgacacgaacaatcaatttattcgaccaacaatatccaCACACGaagaccgaagcaccaactcgagcaccaaccatcaaaatatatggggtttgtgcaacttcactaaaatcaaacatgttcggcgaaccttgactccaccccgacaactcaaaccaaaatcaaaccgttttatttttccAACGAgctgccaactgtcaaatggttgttcgaacaacttcacacacgttccaacaaagcagcaaccgaagcgttttcttgggggtggagtcaatgttcgtcgaactgcttgactggtgtgtacgtagcattacATTTGTTCCGCTAGTCTCCTGGACATGAGGTCCTGACTCCGAACAACTTCTTGCTGATGTTCGTCCGCTTCAAGTGGGTGATCTGGTAGTGATCGTTGACGAAAGTGTACGAAATGGCTGGCTTCGTGGACGAATTATCAAGACATATCAACCGGTATCGACGAACAAGTACGTAAAGTAGACGATCAGACTGAGTCAGGACTACTACAACGATCGAAGTAGCTCTTCTAGATGTGGTGGAGAATGGTAATGCCAACTGATGCATGGGTGTTGACGCACGCAAAAGGCCCTTAGATCTGTGGTCTCAGCATACTACTACATCTACCAACTCATCATAGGTTTGAATACGGAACACGTACCTAAGAACAAAGTAAGAAGAGAAATTACGCTATTGTGAGAGAAGATAGTCATTTAAAATCACCTAAATCAATATTATATAACTACCTTTGCTTATTTTCTACCTTAAAATTAGTAAACCAACAGCACCGCTCTCTTAATTTGTTGTTATTAGCTGAGCAAACAGGTAACATTTGTATACGCTAGTGCAATGCCGAACAGCTCATTTTCAACTTTAATTTTATATAGGTCGTATAATTTATAAGTCAAAGGTTGAATGTTTCCTATACTATTCTGTGAGAATCAGTTTATTTGGCGTAATTAGATATTATCCATAGATAATTGTGAACTAAATGTATTCACCCGAACAGTTACCACAACAAAATCTCATTATTGGCAAAGGTGAAGGGCAACAAACGCTCAAGTTAttgagaaaatttaattgttagtaacaataataagtatgttgcaataataaaatgaaatacaTTTTTAGTCGAGTCTCGATACAATCGGACTGCGTAATAGTTAACAACTAGCTTATAAagaaaatttaacggaattccgcggaatttcgaaattaatttagacttaaaccataccaaatattatatattaacaatatagtccactcctGGGTTGTACCGTATCTATCACATTACCATTAAGATAGCCTAATGAGATGGttaaatgttcgagaatttttgaaaagaagctcaaaataaagaaaatagatattattatttatttatttattcagaccaaggccgaagtggcgtgcggtatataagagtcttctccattcggctcggtccatggctacacgtcgccaaccacgcagtctacggagggtccgcaagtcatcttccacctgatcgatccacctgccgctgcgcacctctcttgtgccgtcggatcgttgtcgagaaccatttcaccgggttactgtccgacattctctgtgcccggcccatcgcagtcgtccgattttcgcggtgtgaacgatggatggttctcccaacagtgatgcaattcgtggtcaTTCGCCTCCACGtaacgtccgccatctgcaccccatagATGGTAGCAGCACTTTCCTTGAAactccagtgcgcgttggtcctccacgagcatcgtccaggtctcgtgtccgtagaggactaccggtctaatagtgttttgtagattgtcagtttggtacggcggcgaactctattcgatcggagcgtcttgcggagtccaaagtacgtatgatTTTGCCACtatgtctccgaatttctctgctgtgtcattttcggcagtcaccagtgagcccaagatgcaaattcttctaccacctcgattttgtcaccacgatgcaaactcgcggtgggtggctcttACTGTCTCTCTTGAACCtctcctatcatgtacttcgtcttcgacgtgttgatgaccagtccgatccgcttagcttcctcttcagtctgatgtaggcttcctccatctctcaaagttacgtgccataatatctatgtcgtcggcgaaaccaaatactggacggaattattgaaaattgtaccacttgtTAATCCCtgccttcgtattacccttccaaagcgatgttgaatagcaaacacgaaagaccatcatcttgccgtaaccctctgcgggtttcgaagggacgagaatgccctgaaactcgaactacgcacatcacccgatccatcgtcgctttgatcaatcgtgtcagtttgtccggaacatgtgttcgcattagctgccatagctggtcccgatcgattgtatcatgcGGCTTtgagtcgatgaatagatgatgtgtgggcacgttgtattcgcggcatttctgcatacctgcgaatggcgaacacctggtccgtggtggagcgttcgcccataaacccgcctggtactgccccacgaacccctttgcagttggtgctagtcgacggcataaaatttgggagagtaccttgtaggcggcgttcaccaatgtgattgcgcggtagttgcacaatccagcttatctcccttttgtagatggacacgacaccttccatccatcctgcggcaaaactctctcctcccaaatcttggtaatgacccagtgcctcaccacgTGTTAAATAGCTCTCTGAGTTGGTcaacccaggggctttgttgttctcagccggccaatctcctcctggatttcctggagatccggagccggtagaattatgtcctgcgcgttctcccaggtccatcaccataccgccatcttcgtctgccacatcgccattcaggtgctctgaAAAAGAAAATAGATGAAGAGGCATAGCCCCCTAAGCATTGGGGCGTTAAGCACATGCAAAATTGGTacattggcttagaaacctcgtagttaacaactgtggaagtgctcaatgaacacttaCCTGCGAGGCGATAATGTCTCAGTAAaggatgtaattccaataagaagaagaagaagaaccctcTTCCATAGCCTCCCCTTTGCCATAATGACCCTTCAAACCGCTCAATAATATTCTCCTTCAGGATATAAAATGTCTGTaggtaatttggttgaaatcggtcaagaagttcaaaggaagaagaagtagaagcgAACTGCATACATACAAACACTCAAAGACCAGTTTGTTTTGAAGCACctcagaatatttttttcattttttacacaGCTTGaccaaattaaatttctaaaaataaatcaaactcTTTGTCCAGATCCCTTTCTCAAAGTGTACGTGATTCAAAAGAAGCCCTTGTTAGGTTTCCATTTGACTCCTGTTCTCACATTCTTCGACTAGCAAAATGTCGACACGTGCCGCCGTCTGTTTGGTACGATATGGGAATAGGAAAAAAGAAACGTAACGCACGTACCTGACACAGTTATAGCTTTGAACTTTCGTCGTAGAAAATAAAGATCACCATGATTCATGATTGTGGCAGACCGGCAGGCGCCGTTAGTAACAACGCTTTTCGATTTCTCTCTTGTGTAGCCGCAGTTACTCTCACAAACCTGCTTCACGCACACAGTTCGTTACCCTCCTTTCCATCGACGTTGCGGAATAGAGAGCACATTTCGGCGTGACTAAATGAGGACCCAAGTGCTTAATTCACACCTCCACAAACTGCAGAACcttaaactttcttcaaataaaCTGAGATAAAAACACGTACTTCTAAGTCTTGTAGACCATTTTCACTTGTTACACCAAGTTCACTTCCTCCCTACGAAGGCCCCCACGTTTATTCTGTCGTCTGATTTTGGAAGACGACGACGAGACAAGACGCGTTAGATTAGTATAAGTGTCCGTCGTAGCACAAGAAGTGAAACTAAGGAGCACgtgatttttgttatttctcCTAACGTGACTCTGCGAGTTTATCAACAACTGGTGCCCTAGTCTGTGTAGCCCTGCATCCAACACTGCCTGATTATCCCTGTTGCTGGATATGCTTTTCGGTATGTGGTTGTCTACCAGCAACCAGACGCCAACGAGCAACCCCATCGGGAAAGTTTCGAAATCGAGACTTGCTTTCCTGTGAGAGGAGACAGTTGCACACTACGGTAATCGTTCAGCCTCCTAGTGAGATGGTTCATATCGAATGCAACAGTCTGCTTATTGGTTTTGGGTAAATTTAGTTCTGATGATCCCATAGTGCTTGAAGCAACATCAGCCAGTCTGTTAGACATCAATCGACCAGGTTGGCTAATTGGACCTGTTGTCTGAGGTAAATCTATATCGAACAAACGTATGGTAAGCGAAAGGCATAGTATGCTTTGAGAGATAGTGTTGCATCAATTCAACTCATGTTTTGAAGTATCAACAATATTTTCCTGAAAAGTATAGAAGAACAGCTTTCTGCCACTATATTTACATCACAGAAATATATTCCTTTCAATTATGAATTAACAATTTGGACCTGTCAATAATACCACTattggtacaccgaccctaacagaataaaaaaaaacggctGCTTGTTTACTCGTGTTTAAAAAAGCTCTGTTCAATATTATTGTAATTATTCAATAACTAAATTCATGCACGGTGTCGTTTGAATGTGAGAAAACAAAGAAAGATTGCAATACGCAAATTTTCTTCATATAAAAGTGCCCAGAGTTTGGGTCCATTGATCTAGTTCGGTGTGAAAATTCGACCATGGTAGAGCAGCTCTGGTAGTGCGcgcaatataaacagttgaagaacaGCTCGTAGAACACGGAGACATGGCGAAGAATCAGTGGCCGTATGTCCACGTGCTGACGGTTGTGCTAGTGGTGGCTTCAGTCTCGCTGACGCGGGCAAGTGATGCCACAGACTTTCGGGTGTTTGATTTCGGTGATGAAGACACAGAGTTCTTTAGCAGTTCGGCATATGAAAAGGCATTCAATGATCATAGTTCGTACTTCCCGACGGATTTGAatctcggtgcattggacctcATTTCGGCTACGCCAAACTTTGCGAAGTTCCCGTCTCACATTGACCCTAGTGATGTTGAAGTGGCGCGTGCTAAGCGTAAAACAGTAACATCTAGTGAAGAACAGACAAGTGAAGAAGAGGATGGTGATGAGAAGAGCGATTCTAGTGAAGGAGCTGATGGCTATGTAGATCGTTACGAACGTTTCGTCAGTCATAACTTCAAAGATCGTGACGAACCGAAACAGAAAGATGAAGTTAAAGGCGATGGAGCGAACTACTCGTATCGCTTTGACTACTCTCCATCGGATGATTATGAAAGAATCAAGCAGGAGTCTGAATCACAGAGCCGTCAGCTGGCTAAGGACCCAAAAAATTGTAAGTCCTTTAAACAGGATGGCATGTTATGTCACGTGTGCCGTGATCCCGCTACGGATACGACGTCCGAATCTTGTGCTTACGCTACTGTTCCACATCACAAGAAGTTTGCCTTCGTAAAGCAGAAGAACTATAATAGCAAAGATCATGAGAAGGATGACGATGAAGAGGGAGAACACGACGAAGGAGCTCGAGAAGATGATACTGAGGATGAAGATGATGACGGAGATCAAATCGAGAAAACGACGAAACCATCTACACCGGCCAAACAACAAACTCAAACAGGAAAGATATCAAATTTACCACAGAAACGTAAAGTAATTCCGACAAAGAAGTCTGTGGTGCATCATAAACCGGGTCAAGATGCCATCAATGGAGGTGGATACCGGTACCAACCGGTTGACATGCGTTCAAACAAACAGAGGTCACAGTCGGATGCCACTGCAGCTATCCACCCTGCGTATTACGATTTCTATACACAATTCTTCCCAGCAATGCATGGTGAAGGATCCGGCCGTAGTCAGAAGATGCAGCGGCAGCAGGAGGTACCTGCAAACAACGAGGACGTGTACGTGCTAAACTATCAAAACCAGGATCAGGTGGCAAAGGTGCTGGCCGActttgagtcacgtgattggtCTAACTGCAAAAAAGGTAAGGGACAAGTAGGGTGCATGTAAGGAATAATCTTGTTGAAAAACACTTTCTCTCGCCCAAATATAGAATTGTTGTGTAAATCACTGAACAAATTGTTCAATAATGTCATCAACAGTATAGGCATtggagtaaaaaaaaaaaggaactaTTTCAATTACCATTTATGAATTTCTGTTCATTCAGGTATGACATTTCATCGGAAGATTTTGTACGCATTGTCTCAATTTCTATGACCATTTGTGTAGCAAGGTGTTGAACTTGTCGTAGCAAAATGTAAATGTAAATTAAGTTCTCCCTCCACATTAattcagagtttttttttcgaaaattccaaagaaaatatttttgaaatctcTGGAGCTCATGTGCCTGTCACGGCTTCCACACCACTAAACAAGCCGTCCACAACCAGAGCGTTAGGCAAGAAGATGCACGCTTCGATAGGTGCTGTTTCATAGATGGTCTTAATGCCTCCCTTTCACATTCAGTCGCTTCATACTGGTTCGCGCACTAGCGAAAggctttcaatctgttgattttcaagAACACTAACTTTCGATTATctctcatactttgagtaggaCTGACTGATGAAGCGAATAAACAAATCAATCGTCATAATCACGGTCctaaaatctgtttcaatttgttttttcatgaaactTGGCCTCGGAGAGGACTTGCAagtaaggactgttcagtttataaagaggacacCTTGTATTGTCGATGTTTTTTAACTATATTTTAGAAGTCGGTTTTTTGTTTGATGATTATATAATATGACCGTCTAGAAATGAAATCCAAAGATCAGGGAAACAATTCTAATTCAGAAATTTGAGATATTTATTACAATCTCAATTTAATGGATTTAAAACAGTTCCAATCGCTTATATTCCGTTTTCGTACTGTCGCAGGTTCTACTGTTTCTGAATGTCGATAAATCATTGAGAGTGTGTTTCTTTCCGATCTTCTTGACGATTTCGTTAACACGCcgctttaatttttattacaaacGTTGAATATTGCttataaaaaaatctgttgTCAAAATTATGTTTACCCGTAATTCGAGATGCTTTGACAATAGGCGTCATTTTGTTGGATTTAAACTATTTTATCTCTTTCCAGAatttgttgtattgaaatctaacagatttgtattattttgatacaatatctgtataaaaggTTGTAGAATTCTATATGCCACGATTTCATACAAcgattgtcagatttgtttttgggtGTAGGTGTGTGTCGGcaaaggatgaaccacgagctcgccccaCTATACGGCGAACTCAGTATTCGGAAGGAGTCAAAAGCTGGAAAGTTACTacgggcagggcatgttgcaagaatgccggacagcaaccttaCGACGATGGCGTTCGTTTCCTATCCGACAGGTACTAGAAATGATGGAGCACAACGAGCTAGGTGGGTATAGTGGCTATAACGCTAACGAAATCGAGTGAACTCCATCAATGTTTTCGAGGTTTTACCAGGTTTTGGCTTTTGGGACAGCGACAGCAACTATTTTCTTCGTTTTCAGAGCAGCTGGAATTTAGGCAGTTTGATTTTACTAACAGGGTTACCGTCACTATCCACTTCTGCAAAAGCAGTGCCACTGACAGTTTTCGATCCATATGTCAAGCCTAGATATCCGTAGCTAGATGGGTGTCaggccattcggccgaaaatcattaggtcaaatgaccattaggccaaatgagaagtgagaagtcagttCTTTCGTTTTCCcctccattcttctttcttcctccttcgtttatttcactttcttcatccctcttccttctattttcttGCTTTTctccttatttctttcttctctcttcttttttcttccttctttcttacttcttcctttcttctttcttccttcttatcccttctttcttccttctttgtttcttcttcatgtttctttcttccttctttcttctttctttcttccttttttccttctttcttctttctttctactttcttttttccttctttcatccttctttcgttattctttcttccttcttttttctttctttctcccttcgttctttcttctttctttcttccttttttcttccttcttccttttttcttccttctttctgccttTCTGAATTATATTTCTGAATTAttgctatttatttatttttttatttattattatacatCAACAGGCTTGTTGCTGCCCCAATGATGTTATGGATGAAATACAATATAATACAATATTCATAATAAAAACATACAGATAGTCAAGTCATGGCAACACACATTAATATAGCTAATAAGCTTGGTcattaaaaaacaataaaatttacgCCGGAGAACCTCTCGGGACAAATGGAAATCAAACACTTGGGAAACTTGATTGAACATCCGCTGCAAACCGCCTAAAGCTCCTTCCTGACCGTAATTTGTTCGATGGTGTCTTGGCCT
Protein-coding regions in this window:
- the LOC134204202 gene encoding uncharacterized protein LOC134204202 isoform X1, whose translation is MAKNQWPYVHVLTVVLVVASVSLTRASDATDFRVFDFGDEDTEFFSSSAYEKAFNDHSSYFPTDLNLGALDLISATPNFAKFPSHIDPSDVEVARAKRKTVTSSEEQTSEEEDGDEKSDSSEGADGYVDRYERFVSHNFKDRDEPKQKDEVKGDGANYSYRFDYSPSDDYERIKQESESQSRQLAKDPKNCKSFKQDGMLCHVCRDPATDTTSESCAYATVPHHKKFAFVKQKNYNSKDHEKDDDEEGEHDEGAREDDTEDEDDDGDQIEKTTKPSTPAKQQTQTGKISNLPQKRKVIPTKKSVVHHKPGQDAINGGGYRYQPVDMRSNKQRSQSDATAAIHPAYYDFYTQFFPAMHGEGSGRSQKMQRQQEVPANNEDVYVLNYQNQDQVAKVLADFESRDWSNCKKGNKNELTCYTCTDKNGVKHEECMYLSESRQVSAQVKPPPPPPAADSTPPTAEPKKTSRRKKVQTDSSAEKKPISPKLKRVNPKTTGENKSAKLQLEEDVNVQGDELSKGLERQTVKRTVSIKSHVDGDGLDPLDGERVVHYEHHVSHRL
- the LOC134204202 gene encoding uncharacterized protein LOC134204202 isoform X2, which encodes MAKNQWPYVHVLTVVLVVASVSLTRASDATDFRVFDFGDEDTEFFSSSAYEKAFNDHSSYFPTDLNLGALDLISATPNFAKFPSHIDPSDVEVARAKRKTVTSSEEQTSEEEDGDEKSDSSEGADGYVDRYERFVSHNFKDRDEPKQKDEVKGDGANYSYRFDYSPSDDYERIKQESESQSRQLAKDPKNCKSFKQDGMLCHVCRDPATDTTSESCAYATVPHHKKFAFVKQKNYNSKDHEKDDDEEGEHDEGAREDDTEDEDDDGDQIEKTTKPSTPAKQQTQTGKISNLPQKRKVIPTKKSVVHHKPGQDAINGGGYRYQPVDMRSNKQRSQSDATAAIHPAYYDFYTQFFPAMHGEGSGRSQKMQRQQEVPANNEDVYVLNYQNQDQVAKVLADFESRDWSNCKKESRQVSAQVKPPPPPPAADSTPPTAEPKKTSRRKKVQTDSSAEKKPISPKLKRVNPKTTGENKSAKLQLEEDVNVQGDELSKGLERQTVKRTVSIKSHVDGDGLDPLDGERVVHYEHHVSHRL